TTCCATGGCAATGTTCAAGGAAAGATGTTTAAAAGTATACCCGTATTTTGTTTGCAGAACAACTATGACTGTAATTTCTGTACAGAATCACATGCGACTTGGTGATTATGGGATGGATTActgagaaaacgaaaacatacgCATTAAACAATTTACTTGTATGTTGCGCTACTACGCTAAGGCATTTCAACGAATGTTCATTGAGCTGGAGGCCActaatatgaaaaaaagtaaagcatgcatttacaaaataaatgaaataaactgTACCGGACAAACAACTTTTCTAGTCGCCACGTCATTGAAATGTTACCAATTTTTGCTGTTTATTCCCTGCAAAGAGTATAAGTCGTAAAAGTTTGTTCAACAAAACATGGCAActagaaaaaatataattacatGGTAAAAGCGcgaataatttttaattactttatGTGGATCAAAATCATTCAATTATTCTCGGTGTCAATATCATGATCCAATCCAAAACGCATATAAAGCAACGTTCCATTGCTCGAATGTACACATTTTAAATTACTTTACGAACAACAGTATCAACTATGAAAACTTCAATTGCACTAATAAGTCTGACTATGGGGATCATGCTGGTAAGTTTAACCTTGCTACACGCCGGAACATAGGAACATAATGATTGATGATGTAACATGAATTTCTCTAAAATAATATCATAAATGGATCTGGCCTATTTTCTACTATTCCTCGCACGTAAATATGTCTTATATTAATTACACTCATCAGGTTACAGCGAATCATCCAGTGCACAAAACTCAAAAGCGGGCCGTTAGCGGTAATCCAAATGCAGCGGTGGAGAAAATTATGGAAAAAGGAATGGTCTTTGCTAGTGAGATAGTCAATAAGTTGAAGGATAATGAAGGTATTTTGCACATTTAATCATAGTTTTCTAAACTTTTCTGTTATACAAAATCGATTATAccaaatatttcaatatcaGGTGccaggtatatatatatatatatatatatatatatatatatatatatatatatatatatatatataattctCAAAGCTCTAAgtatttttctatttcatatGTTAACAGGGGCTAAAAAGCTGATCGGAAAAGTACTCGAAACAATAAAAGGCCAGCGTGGAAAACGTTCACTTCAAATTGCTGGAGCACTTACGAATTATAATTTCACTCAATATCAAAAACTGGAACTTCGAAAAATATTCACGAGCATTTCAAACGAGTACAATGATACGAGGTGTCCAATTGGACAAAACGAGCTAAACTGGATTGAGACAGTTACTATCGCTTTGCAACATGCGTTAGCTGAGatgaacaaaattttaaacgGGCAAAAGATACATTACACTATTGCGAAGCCAACACCCGCTCCTTAATAAATAACTGAGCGGTGACAATAAGAAAAAGAATACTATTACAATCATTCAATAAAAACCTTTCTATTTTTCACAGCGCatacatttatgtaccaaatgATAATACAATAACTATTTAATGTCATTTATAAACTGCATATTATCATTTACTAGCGAGCACACTTTACAAATTATGCTTTAGCCAACTTCATGAAATTGGGCCAACCCTATTCAACCGATTTTATTCATGTCGATGTTGATGTAGGGAAGACAAAATTGTACTTggataacaacaaaaaaaacattacttCGTCCATTTCGTATTCTATACGAGCTTGGTCATTTATCTCTTCTGTTTATCCACTTCTAATAGCTAATGTTTAGCCCTGTCAGTTATCAGAGCAAAATTCTTCAAATTTACTGCCGTACCCTTCAACTATTGGCCAGtcaaattaatgaaaaatcatTGAAATATGAATCATTTAAAATTGGATACTTGacaatataaaatatataacaCTTGTCAATCGGAACATGTGCAGCAGCAAATCTGATTCATCATACGAGAATACCCATCATAGTCGGTACATATACGCATATTGTTATAGGGCAGAGCAAATCGAACCCAAAAAATTGCCCGGTATTCCTATTAATAATTTGAGTTTTACATCTATGTTCGACTTTGgaaaaaacattgtttttttttatatatatatttccaAGCAAATTTTTCCACTGTAAAATGGAAATCGATTGGTTTGGGTTCCTTACGGGCGAATAAAGAGCAATAAAAGGATCCTAATTATGCACACTGGGAGATATACGATATTGAGCTGTAACTTTATCCATGACTAACAAGATGATTATAATTCATGATTTACTTTAAAATAATGACGTAAATCATTTCTTTCAACCGTGACCTGCTGTTTGCGATATGATTACATATGTtggtgttttaatttaacacAACTTTATTGAAAGttcgttggaaaatttatgaaaaatacgtcatgcaaaataaattatgctattATTATAAGCTAAGGTTCATTCAAAGCCATACCGTCATATAAAACGTACTATACTGAATCAGCCCATGACACCATTAAATTATTGAATTTAACattaaaatgattttatttataaacatacGAAATATTTTCACAGGGTTCGCTATTCATAGAAAAAACAACTATTCCAACAGCAAACTTATTGTTTTTAAACGAGCGCACAGTACAAACACGTATAATATCATCACGATCATCAACAAAACTAAATGTACTGCAGAACAGCTGTCCAAATATCGGAGTGTGTAGCTATCACTCGAAAACATTATCAGCGTACTTTCGTCAGTGAAACTGAACGAATGAAAACAGTGCCACGCACTTATCGTGCCGCCTAGCGTGTAATGTGAGTTGGTTGAGTAACGTAGCCACGGCAAGTTCTCCGTTCATCAAGTTATCAACGTTGTCCTAGGATTtcgtaaaacattttttccgtatcagtttcaaatattttaaactaGGAAAAAATGGTGGATGATAAGCTTGGGAAAGCTCGTAAGGCGCGCTTGCGCTCAACGATTCGTTATGTGTTAAAATTTCTCTACTCACTTCGATATTTGTTGATAATTATAATTACGGTAGGCCTTGTATTACTGTTTCGTCAGCGCCACTCACATTTGGACGTATATTTTACACACCATATCAATTCAAGAAGTAACAAGTTTTTAGAAAAAATCGATTACCATAATTATgaacaaatacaaaaagaTATGAAACGAGTTGGCATTGGTGAACAAGGTAAACCGGCAACCTTAAGTCCGGATGAAAGTGGCAGTGAACGTCAAAAAGAgctttattttcaaaacgGTTTTAATGCACTACTTAGTGATAAAATCAGCGTGAATCGCTCAATAGCAGACCTGAGGCATCCGAGGTAAGtttgataatttaattatgattgtgattttattatttgttacAATTACACTGTTGTACAACTTGCAAAGGTCTCAATAATCATAACAAATTGCTTACGTTACCACTAAAACTTGTATTATCCCATATGCTTCGTGCAGCAGTATTTTATAgcataaacaaaaatgaacaTTTTCTCTCATGGATACAACATAAACAATTCACACTCAGTTTATAATGTTCCTATCAGAAAACGGTGAACTAACCTATGtattttcaatatatttttttaaatttagtttaATTTAGCTCAAATTATATATCATGCagtaagtattttttttttctgctcaggATATTGTTATGTGAGGTTAATAAAGAAAGGTGCTTAGTAAAGGTGCTTAAAATTTGCAGTACAAATATCTAAGCTCAAAGTGCATGTCATCATCATGCTTAAAATATAACATGTTGAAATCTAAATTTTCAACTTACTTTACAATTTAGGCTGCCATGTAAAGTTTTGTAAATACATCTGCGCATTTGTTTACTTTGTCAAATTCGTTTGGCTTCGCTTGGTTTTTCCTAAAATAGTCTAATTTCAAACAtgtgtaaaataattttcttgTGATATTTGATTAGATTTCCTGAAAACCAAACGTTATGACATAACACAAATAACTCCTTTGCATAAAGCATTTCCAAATGTTGAGGTTGTATTTTATTACGTACTTTTCATCATTGTTTATTTCATTAgtgttctattttattttatgcaacaATCTACAGATTGTCATCATACGTAAGtgttattagcaaatgttttgtttaacagtaataaatatttcattttttgtttatttttagctgTAAGCTAAAGTCATATCAGTTTCTCCTTCCATCAGCAAGTGTTATAGTCCCATTCTACGAAGAACACTGGAGTACATTATTGAGAACAATCTATAGCGTTCTCAACAGATCACCTACCCGTCTGCTAAAGGAAATAATAATTGTTGACGATGGAAGTACAAAACAGTTTTTGCAAGATAAACTTCAA
This region of Anopheles nili unplaced genomic scaffold, idAnoNiliSN_F5_01 scaffold_176, whole genome shotgun sequence genomic DNA includes:
- the LOC128730048 gene encoding uncharacterized protein LOC128730048 encodes the protein MGIMLVTANHPVHKTQKRAVSGNPNAAVEKIMEKGMVFASEIVNKLKDNEGAKKLIGKVLETIKGQRGKRSLQIAGALTNYNFTQYQKLELRKIFTSISNEYNDTRCPIGQNELNWIETVTIALQHALAEMNKILNGQKIHYTIAKPTPAP